The genomic segment TGAAGTAGGCTATGAATAGGCCTATCGGCATCCAGTAATTCTTAATCACCTGCCCCCATGCGAAGAATGCTGCAAAGGCAACTGGTGTAACTACCCAAAGCACATACATCATTGGCTTAGACGTCATTGTGTAAGACATAGTTAACTACCATGTGCGTAATCTCGTTTTAAACTTTTCTACAGGATTAAACTAATCATTTAAACTACCTCTACTAAGCCTAACCACAATCCTGTGAAGCGCCTTAGCCTCCTCAGGGAAGTCACTTAAACTAACGCCACCATTCTTAACAGCCTCCTCAACCCATGGGCAATCCTTAGACACCACAACCTCCCCTGTCTTTGGATTAAACAAGAGTGGGTACATTTTACAGGCAAGCGGCTTAACCGCATGTATCATGCATAGTTTAGTCTCCTTATTGTAGAATGGACAGTAACCCAATATGACCCACCTATACATCTTAACACCATTAACCTTAACCTCCCTGAAGGTTAACTCAATACCCCTCTCCTTAGCCAGCTTCCTAAGTCTCCTAACCTCATCATCGAATACTAAGGGCCCCTGCTCCTCC from the Caldivirga sp. genome contains:
- a CDS encoding YkgJ family cysteine cluster protein gives rise to the protein MGKFTCLHCDSCCFFEREEQGPLVFDDEVRRLRKLAKERGIELTFREVKVNGVKMYRWVILGYCPFYNKETKLCMIHAVKPLACKMYPLLFNPKTGEVVVSKDCPWVEEAVKNGGVSLSDFPEEAKALHRIVVRLSRGSLND